The following proteins are co-located in the Oncorhynchus gorbuscha isolate QuinsamMale2020 ecotype Even-year linkage group LG22, OgorEven_v1.0, whole genome shotgun sequence genome:
- the LOC124009459 gene encoding transmembrane protein 200C-like: MIATGGLLRMNRRQDSQRSKNHAENQRKRKQAERKKRNDVVVVKGKLNLWSPSGLVAAVGVVVLMVGIAMAVLGYWPHEGHSQGKASGVSPGEERRDNGRMSYSKSPLVSVTWSDNKDNNTANQTVEELTNQTVGELTNQTVVGS; the protein is encoded by the exons ATGATCGCCACGGGCGGCTTGCTGCGTATGAACCGGCGACAAGACTCCCAGCGATCCAAGAACCACGCTGAGAACCAGAGGAAGAGGAAACAagcagagaggaagaagaggaatgatgtggtagtg GTGAAGGGGAAACTCAACCTGTGGTCTCCATCTGGGCTGGTAGCTGCGGTGGGGGTAGTGGTGTTGATGGTTGGGATAGCCATGGCTGTACTCGGCTACTGGCCACATGAAGGCCACAGCCAGGGGAAGGCATCCGGGGTATCACCAGGGGAGGAGCGGAGAGACAACGGCAGGATGAGCTACTCCAAGAGCCCCCTGGTGTCTGTCACCTGGAGCGATAATaaggacaacaacacagccaaccaGACTGTTGAGGAGTTGACCAACCAGACTGTTGGGGAGTTGACCAACCAGACTGTTGTTGGGAGTTGA